A region from the Prosthecobacter algae genome encodes:
- a CDS encoding DUF1501 domain-containing protein, whose translation MKNRKHQDHFDTRRNFLCRSACASLGVTSVVNTLAHLRLVQSAMAQSAPTDYKAIVCLFLYGGNDANNMLVPTAGTARTNYDTARPITHPLHISTSAALPLTAPAGGFNQASASGFGLHPNMTHTQGMFNSGDLAFVANVGTLVQPITRAQYVAVPRTTPVPPQLFSHSDQQLQWQSSIPDKPFQNGWGGRTAELLNAISNPTSKVSMNISIAGQNSFQVGSSVVQYAVSTGGVVGLSGYNATTNPVYNTGTYGNSANYGVSPVQYAANNSGNTLKALDTITKLTRLELGENESHYQHHLEEGYNDVMKRARDNEAVVGASLGSSTAAIDAAFAAAFPGVTTLPDVANQLKMVARLMQGRAALENNRQIFFVSMGGFDTHQNQLTDHANLMGNLDKALKGFKDAIAAITAAEGSGNLWNDTLLFTHSDFARTLQPNGGIAASGTDHGWGGHQIVMGGPVIGQNVYGNFPDLARATGQDVDSNRGRWIPTHAVDQYASVIAKWFMSQGTSYVPGVTGANINDIFPNLGRFQNSLTIPPELSFVDFTV comes from the coding sequence ATGAAAAATCGCAAGCATCAAGATCACTTCGATACCCGGCGGAACTTCCTCTGCCGCTCCGCCTGCGCCAGCCTTGGCGTCACCTCCGTGGTCAATACCCTGGCCCATCTCCGCCTCGTCCAGAGCGCGATGGCCCAGAGTGCCCCCACGGATTACAAGGCTATCGTCTGCCTCTTCCTTTACGGAGGCAACGACGCCAACAACATGCTGGTGCCCACTGCCGGAACCGCGCGAACCAACTATGATACAGCGCGGCCTATCACCCATCCGCTGCACATCAGCACCAGCGCTGCGCTGCCCCTCACGGCTCCCGCCGGGGGGTTCAATCAGGCCAGCGCCAGCGGCTTCGGCCTTCACCCGAACATGACCCACACCCAGGGCATGTTTAACAGTGGCGACCTCGCCTTTGTTGCCAATGTAGGAACCCTAGTCCAGCCCATCACCCGCGCTCAATACGTGGCCGTTCCGAGAACCACACCCGTGCCGCCACAGCTCTTTTCCCACAGCGATCAGCAGCTTCAGTGGCAGAGCAGCATCCCTGACAAACCCTTTCAAAACGGCTGGGGTGGCCGCACTGCCGAGCTGCTGAACGCCATCAGCAACCCGACGAGCAAGGTCTCGATGAACATCTCCATCGCCGGCCAAAACTCCTTCCAGGTGGGCAGCAGCGTGGTGCAATACGCCGTCAGCACGGGCGGTGTCGTCGGTCTTTCCGGCTATAACGCCACCACCAATCCCGTCTATAACACGGGCACTTATGGCAACTCCGCCAACTATGGCGTCAGCCCGGTGCAGTATGCCGCCAACAACTCAGGCAATACGCTCAAAGCGCTCGACACCATCACCAAGTTAACACGCTTGGAGTTAGGCGAAAACGAAAGCCATTATCAGCACCACCTCGAGGAAGGCTACAACGACGTCATGAAACGCGCCCGAGACAATGAAGCCGTCGTTGGCGCATCCCTTGGCTCCTCGACAGCCGCCATTGATGCTGCCTTCGCCGCCGCCTTTCCGGGTGTCACGACTTTGCCTGATGTGGCCAATCAGCTCAAAATGGTGGCCCGCCTCATGCAAGGCCGGGCCGCCCTGGAGAACAACCGGCAGATCTTCTTCGTCAGCATGGGCGGTTTTGACACTCACCAAAACCAGCTCACGGATCACGCCAACCTCATGGGCAATCTCGACAAAGCGCTCAAAGGCTTCAAGGATGCCATCGCCGCCATCACCGCCGCCGAAGGCAGTGGCAACCTCTGGAATGACACCCTCCTCTTCACCCATTCCGACTTTGCCCGCACGCTCCAGCCCAATGGGGGCATCGCCGCCTCCGGCACCGACCACGGCTGGGGCGGTCACCAGATCGTCATGGGCGGCCCCGTCATCGGCCAAAACGTTTACGGTAACTTCCCCGATCTCGCCCGGGCCACCGGACAGGATGTGGACAGCAACCGTGGCCGCTGGATCCCCACCCACGCAGTGGACCAATACGCCTCCGTCATTGCCAAATGGTTCATGAGCCAAGGCACCAGCTACGTCCCCGGCGTCACTGGAGCCAACATCAATGACATCTTCCCAAACCTGGGCCGATTCCAAAACTCCCTCACCATCCCGCCCGAGTTAAGCTTCGTTGACTTCACCGTGTAA